The DNA window ATAATCCGTAGAATTAATGTTGATTGGTACTGTTCCTTctaatcattatacattttggTGTCTTTGACAGGTCTGCTTGATAAATGGAACACAAGTCCTCACATTACTGGCTATATCGACTTTGCGGAGTCAGTTGAAGATCACCATCCAAAGCAAGGTCAATCATTTCCATGGACCTCATGGTCCATTTGTCCAGCACCTAAACTTGTAACATTGAAGGCTCAGCTTGAAAACTGTCTGGAATCCATGACTCAAAAGGCCATTCAGCTTGGGACCATCAGCTCCCAGCAAATATTCACCATTCTCACAAAATGGCACAGTCCAACCACTGCCCTCAATCGAATTTTGAATCTCAAAGGTGATGCTGTGAATTACAGAGTGGCTGTAAGAAATAAGAACAGGGTTACTACATCACATTTGTGGGATAGTGCAGTTTTTAAATTATCTGCTGGACTTAGTGAGCAGGAGATGAATGGGGACTTTGATGCTTCCATTAATGTGGAGGAGGGATCATATTACAAGGAGGCGATGGCTGCATTGAAGTTGGCGAAAGAGGTTATCAAGGCTCAAGCAAAGTGGAGGGTGAATGCAATTCGAGATTTGAACAGTAAGGGTGGGTTTTCACGGTCGTTAGCGAATTCAGCCACTGATTGGCCTTGTTTATTGCTGGAGTTATTGTCTTTAGCTGCTGAAATGGACTATTTTCAGGTAATTAGCAGAAAATTCCAGATTTTGATTTCATGAATTGACTCGGTGTATCAGTTGTGTTTTCCATTGAGTAAGCAAGTTNNNNNNNNNNNNNNNNNNNNNNNNNNNNNNNNNNNNNNNNNNNNNNNNNNNNNNNNNNNNNNNNNNNNNNNNNNNNNNNNNNNNNNNNNNNNNNNNNNNNNNNNNNNNNNNNNNNNNNNNNNNNNNNNNNNNNNNNNNNNNNNNNNNNNNNNNNNNNNNNNNNNNNNNNNNNNNNNNNNNNNNNNNNNNNNNNNNNNNNNNNNNNNNNNNNNNNNNNNNNNNNNNNNNNNNNNNNNNNNNNNNNNNNNNNNNNNNNNNNNNNNNNNNNNNNNNNNNNNNNNNNNNNNNNNNNNNNNNNNNNNNNNNNNNNNNNNNNNNNNNNNNNNNNNNNNNNNNNNNNNNNNNNNNNNNNNNNNNNNNNNNNNNNNNNNNNNNNNNNNNNNNNNNNNNNNNNNNNNNNNNNNNNNNNNNNNNNNNNNNNNNNNNNNNNNNNNNNNNNNNNNNNNNNNNNNNNNNNNNNNNNNNNNNNNNNNNNNNNNNNNNNNNNNNNNNNNNNNNNNNNNNNNNNNNNNNNNNNNNNNNNNNNNNNNNNNNNNNNNNNNNNNNNNNNNNNNNNNNNNNNNNNNNNNNNNNNNNNNNNNNNNNNNNNNNNNNNNNNNNNNNNNNNNNNNNNNNNNNNNNNNNNNNNNNNNNNNNNNNNNNNNNNNNNNNNNNNNNNNNNNNNNNNNNNNNNNNNNNNNNNNNNNNNNNNNNNNNNNNNNNNNNNNNNNNNNNNNNNNNNNNNNNNNNNNNNNNNNNNNNNNNNNNNNNNNNNNNNNNNNNNNNNNNNNNNNNNNNNNNNNNNNNNNNNNNNNNNNNNNNNNNNNNNNNNNNNNNNNNNNNNNNNNNNNNNNNNNNNNNNNNNNNNNNNNNNNNNNNNNNNNNNNNNNNNNNNNNNNNNNNNNNNNNNNNNNNNNNNNNNNNNNNNNNNNNNNNNNNNNNNNNNNNNNNNNNNNNNNNNNNNNNNNNNNNNNNNNNNNNNNNNNNNNNNNNNNNNNNNNNNNNNNNNNNNNNNNNNNNNNNNNNNNNNNNNNNNNNNNNNNNNNNNNNNNNNNNNNNNNNNNNNNNNNNNNNNNNNNNNNNNNNNNNNNNNNNNNNNNNNNNNNNNNNNNNNNNNNNNNNNNNNNNNNNNNNNNNNNNNNNNNNNNNNNNNNNNNNNNNNNNNNNNNNNNNNNNNNNNNNNNNNNNNNNNNNNNNNNNNNNNNNNNNNNNNNNNNNNNNNNNNNNNNNNNNNNNNNNNNNNNNNNNNNNNNNNNNNNNNNNNNNNNNNNNNNNNNNNNNNNNNNNNNNNNNNNNNNNNNNNNNNNNNNNNNNNNNNNNNNNNNNNNNNNNNNNNNNNNNNNNNNNNNNNNNNNNNNNNNNNNNNNNNNNNNNNNNNNNNNNNNNNNNNNNNNNNNNNNNNNNNNNNNNNNNNNNNNNNNNNNNNNNNNNNNNNNNNNNNNNNNNNNNNNNNNNNNNNNNNNNNNNNNNNNNNNNNNNNNNNNNNNNNNNNNNNNNNNNNNNNNNNNNNNNNNNNNNNNNNNNNNNNNNNNNNNNNNNNNNNNNNNNNNNNNNNNNNNNNNNNNNNNNNNNNNNNNNNNNNNNNNNNNNNNNNNNNNNNNNNNNNNNNNNNNNNNNNNNNNNNNNNNNNNNNNNNNNNNNNNNNNNNNNNNNNNNNNNNNNNNNNNNNNNNNNNNNNNNNNNNNNNNNNNNNNNNNNNNNNNNNNNNNNNNNNNNNNNNNNNNNNNNNNNNNNNNNNNNNNNNNNNNNNNNNNNNNNNNNNNNNNNNNNNNNNNNNNNNNNNNNNNNNNNNNNNNNNNNNNNNNNNNNNNNNNNNNNNNNNNNNNNNNNNNNNNNNNNNNNNNNNNNNNNNNNNNNNNNNNNNNNNNNNNNNNNNNNNNNNNNNNNNNNNNNNNNNNNNNNNNNNNNNNNNNNNNNNNNNNNNNNNNNNNNNNNNNNNNNNNNNNNNNNNNNNNNNNNNNNNNNNNNNNNNNNNNNNNNNNNNNNNNNNNNNNNNNNNNNNNNNNNNNNNNNNNNNNNNNNNNNNNNNNNNNNNNNNNNNNNNNNNNNNNNNNNNNNNNNNNNNNNNNNNNNNNNNNNNNNNNNNNNNNNNNNNNNNNNNNNNNNNNNNNNNNNNNNNNNNNNNNNNNNNNNNNNNNNNNNNNNNNNNNNNNNNNNNNNNNNNNNNNNNNNNNNNNNNNNNNNNNNNNNNNNNNNNNNNNNNNNNNNNNNNNNNNNNNNNNNNNNNNNNNNNNNNNNNNNNNNNNNNNNNNNNNNNNNNNNNNNNNNNNNNNNNNNNNNNNNNNNNNNNNNNNNNNNNNNNNNNNNNNNNNNNNNNNNNNNNNNNNNNNNNNNNNNNNNNNNNNNNNNNNNNNNNNNNNNNNNNNNNNNNNNNNNNNNNNNNNNNNNNNNNNNNNNNNNNNNNNNNNNNNNNNNNNNNNNNNNNNNNNNNNNNNNNNNNNNNNNNNNNNNNNNNNNNNNNNNNNNNNNNNNNNNNNNNNNNNNNNNNNNNNNNNNNNNNNNNNNNNNNNNNNNNNNNNNNNNNNNNNNNNNNNNNNNNNNNNNNNNNNNNNNNNNNNNNNNNNNNNNNNNNNNNNNNNNNNNNNNNNNNNNNNNNNNNNNNNNNNNNNNNNNNNNNNNNNNNNNNNNNNNNNNNNNNNNNNNNNNNNNNNNNNNNNNNNNNNNNNNNNNNNNNNNNNNNNNNNNNNNNNNNNNNNNNNNNNNNNNNNNNNNNNNNNNNNNNNNNNNNNNNNNNNNNNNNNNNNNNNNNNNNNNNNNNNNNNNNNNNNNNNNNNNNNNNNNNNNNNNNNNNNNNNNNNNNNNNNNNNNNNNNNNNNNNNNNNNNNNNNNNNNNNNNNNNNNNNNNNNNNNNNNNNNNNNNNNNNNNNNNNNNNNNNNNNNNNNNNNNNNNNNNNNNNNNNNNNNNNNNNNNNNNNNNNNNNNNNNNNNNNNNNNNNNNNNNNNNNNNNNNNNNNNNNNNNNNNNNNNNNNNNNNNNNNNNNNNNNNNNNNNNNNNNNNNNNNNNNNNNNNNNNNNNNNNNNNNNNNNNNNNNNNNNNNNNNNNNNNNNNNNNNNNNNNNNNNNNNNNNNNNNNNNNNNNNNNNNNNNNNNNNNNNNNNNNNNNNNNNNNNNNNNNNNNNNNNNNNNNNN is part of the Primulina eburnea isolate SZY01 chromosome 1, ASM2296580v1, whole genome shotgun sequence genome and encodes:
- the LOC140803161 gene encoding uncharacterized protein; amino-acid sequence: MGDREECYGTLQAYLFIVKKVYKDIVTRLEIDSIGRFKHIPSLCATLLQAGQLQSRYLWCGTGHGESSQDLCWRPSSTTTCSITECLSPHPSRPSWGRQTTLILERLLDKWNTSPHITGYIDFAESVEDHHPKQGQSFPWTSWSICPAPKLVTLKAQLENCLESMTQKAIQLGTISSQQIFTILTKWHSPTTALNRILNLKGDAVNYRVAVRNKNRVTTSHLWDSAVFKLSAGLSEQEMNGDFDASINVEEGSYYKEAMAALKLAKEVIKAQAKWRVNAIRDLNSKGGFSRSLANSATDWPCLLLELLSLAAEMDYFQVISRKFQILIS